GCTAACCCAGCGTCGGGATCAATTGGAAGAAAATAAAGCATTGGCTTAGCGGGGTTAAAAGCCCATATTGCGGAGCATGGAAACAGTTCTGTTGGCCCATCTTCCTGGAAACGACGCGCGGTGTGAACCGCTAAACCTGGACTTGGGCCGCCGGGCGAGGCGCCTGAGTGCGCGCCTGCCTGCCAGGAGAACGCCTTTGCCGGTTCATTGCGTCGCGGTATCCCTTTAATATGTATCAACAGCGAATTGGCGCCCGGGCAGAATACCTTCAAGAGGAAAAGGAGCGCATCAGGGCCTCAGCGAGCCTGGCGGAAAAGTTTCCCGAGCTCAAATCATTGAGCGTCACACTGGGTTATTTCGCCCCGGGCGGCAGCCTGCAGCACAGTGAAATCAAATGCACTTTCAATCTGCCGCATGCCAAGTCCTTATTTCGATTCGACTGCCCTAATCCTGAGTGTGTGGGGGGCAATTTCGACTTGACCTCCGAATTGCTCGATGCGGTAGCAGGCCGGCAGGAGACAGCAAGCGGCGAAGCGCGCTGCCCGGGCTGGCAAAGCAAGACCACGATTGGCGATATCCACTGCGGCCACGTGCTGCGCTATAAACTGAGCCTCGCCTTTTGAGAATGATTTGTGAATGCCGCTATGACCCAGGGTCCCGCCTCAAACGCAAATCCTCCCGAAGCAGCCCCTTCGCGGTGGAAGGCCATCGTGATGCAATATGAACGGCCAAGGCTCAGCCACGGCCTGTGGCAGCTCATCAACACCTTGGTTCCCTATGCGGCGCTCTGGTGTTTGATGTACTTTAGCCTGCGCCTTTCTTATTGGCTGACCGCCGGGCTTGCGCTCCTGGCGTCCGGTTTTTTGATCCGGGTTTTTATTATCTTCCACGACTGCGGACACGGCTCCTTTTTCAAATCGCGCCGTGCGAACGACATCCTGGGCTTCATCACTGGCGTGCTGAGTTTCACGCCATATTATCACTGGCGCTGGGAGCACGCCCTGCACCACGCCACCGCCGGGGACCTGGACCGGCGCGGCACCGGGGATGTTTGGACACTGACGGTGCAGGAGTATCTGGAGGCTTCGCGTTGGAAGCGCTTTGCCTACCGGCTCGCCCGGAACCCCTTCCTCCTGTTCGTGCTCGCGCCGTTGTTCCTGTTTTTAGTGAAGCAACGCTTTCCCTCGCGCAAGGCCCCGCGCCGGGAACGCAATTCGGTATATTGGACGAACCTGGCGCTGGCGTCGGTGGCGACGGTGTTCAGCTTTGTGTTCGGCCTCAAAACCTATCTGCTTCTCCAGTTTGGCCTGGTCATGGCGGCGGGGGCGGGCGGGGTGTGGCTGTTTTACGTTCAACATCAGTTTGAAGGGGTTTACTGGGAGCGCCGGATGAATTGGGATTACTGCATGGCGGCTTTGAAGGGCAGTTCCTATTATAAACTGCCAAAGCTGTTGCAATGGTTTTCGGGCAACATCGGTTTTCATCACATTCATCATCTGAGCCCGCGCATCCCCAATTACAGCCTCGAGAAATGCCACAAGGCCGAACCCTTGTTTCAAACCGTTAAACCGGTGACGCTGTGGACCAGTTTTAAATCATTGAATTTTCGTCTTTGGGATGAGCAACGCCGCAAACTGGTAGGCTTCAGCGCGGTCAGGAAGCACCCGAACGGGGTCTGGCGCTTTATCTCGCGGTTGCTTCTGACGGCGCTGAATGTCCCGCGCTCCAAAACCTGAGGATAAAAATTACGCCAGACGCGTCTGCCGCATGAAATGAGTATTGATTATGACTGAAGTTCAATTGAGGAGAGGGGAGCCGGTCGAGAAGGCCATTCGCCGGCTCAAGAAAAAGCTGGACCGCGAGCAAACTTTGCAGCAGTTCCGGTTGCATCGCCGTTTTGAAAAACCCAGCGCCAAAAAGCGGCGCAAAACAAAAGCAGCCCGGTTCTCGGCGATGCTGAAGGCAAGACACGCCGACGACTGATTGGGCGCGGCCGGTCCTTAAGCCGGACGCATACGGCCCATGCGCACGAGGGCGATGGCCAAGTTGAATAGCAACCGGCGCGGGCGATAGGCGGCGCTGGTAACGGGACGGGTACTATACTGACCAGTCCGTAATATAGACTACAATTTCCTAGACAAGCTTATCTACGGGGTCTAGGATGGCGGCATCATGAAAGTTGACGGACGCACGCTGGATCATAAGACTCTGGAGCACTTGCGAATCACCGCTGTGCGGCGCGTGGTTGAAGATGGCGAAGCGCCCGGTGAAGTAATGCGCTCGATGGGACTGTGTCGCAGCAGCATTTACCCTTGGCTGCGGAGATACCAGGACAACGGTTTGGCGGCGCTGGCTGAGAAGATTGCCCAAGGGCGAGAACCGAAGCTAACGGACAAGCAGCAACAGCAAGTCAAGCGGTGGATTGTCGGCAGGGACCCGCGGCAGTATGGCTTTGACTATGGCTTGTGGACCCGCCGGATCGTCCAGAGCCTAATTGAGAGGAAATTCGGCATCCGTTTGGGTTGGACTGCGGTGGGGCGCTTGCTGGCTCGTTTGGAAATCACGCCGCAAAAGCCGTTGCGGCGCGCCTATGAGCGGGACCCCGAAAGCATTCAACGATGGCTGGACGAGGACTATCCGAAGCTGCGCCGCCGGGCCAAGAAACACGGGGCCAAAATTTATTTCCTGGATGAGGCGGGCTTTCACTCCGACCCGGTCTTGGGGCGGACCTACGGGTTGAAGGGGCACACGCCGGTGGTTGCTACGTCCGGGCAACGCCAGAGCATCAACGCAATCAGCGCGGTCAATGCCAAAGGCGAGTTCTGGTATAACGTTTATACGGGCAAGCTCAACGCTGCCCGGTTTGTCGAGTTCCTACAGGACCTAATGAAGGGCCGACGCGAGCGCGTGTTCCTGGTAGTCGATGGACACCCTTCGCACAAGGCCAAGCTGGTGCAAGCTTGTGTCAAGTCATTCGCTAGTAAGCTCGAACTGCATTTTCTGCCGCCCTACGCCCCAGACCTGAACCCTGACGAGTTTGTCTGGGGCTATGCCAAGACCAACGGAGTAAGCAAGAAGCCCTTGCAGCAGAACGAATCTCTCAAAGAACGAGTAATATCCGACTTGGAGGCCATCAGGCGAAACAGGAACCTTGTGAAGTCATTTTTTTGTGCCAAGAGTGTAGTCTATGCTAGGGACTGGTGAGTAAACAGGTTACCCCTACGGGGTTTGAAGCAGCGGCTAGCTCTGGGTCCAAGACACCGAAAACCGCCTGCGATTAGAAGACCTCAAGCTTCCTCGAAGAAAACGCGGGGAATGGCAAGGGTTGGAACCTGCGCTACAAAGCGCCGGCGCGAGCATGCTAAACAGATACCGGAAGGGGAGAGGAGAAGCATTGGCAGATGTAGTTCATGTTAGGGACTCCTCGGTGTAGAGTGTAAAAGCAAATAAAGCACGGCTTGCAAATTGGGGAGAATCAGGTATCCAAAGAGAAACTCCATGAATGCCGGCCAGCATTTTGATTCATCGCAGTTCAGGCCTCGGACAACCCGCCGCCAGTTCCTGGAGCAAACGGCCGGGTTGGCCGCCGGAGCGGGTCTTCTGGGACAAATCGGCACGGCAGATGGAGAACCAGGAAGCGCCGCGGCAGAGCGATTACCCACAATTAAAATCGGCCCTTATGAGGTCACACGGCTGATTATCGGCGGCAATCCGATCTACGGTTATTCGCATTTCAATCATTTATTCAGCGAGCATCAACGCGCCTGGCACACTCCGGAACGAGTGGTTGAACTCATGAAACATTGCGAGGGGCAGGGACTCAACACCTGGCAATTCAGTTACTCGGAACGCACCCTGGCGGACCTGGCTCGTTACCGAGCGGCTGGAGGGGTGATGC
This DNA window, taken from Verrucomicrobiia bacterium, encodes the following:
- a CDS encoding fatty acid desaturase, with the translated sequence MNAAMTQGPASNANPPEAAPSRWKAIVMQYERPRLSHGLWQLINTLVPYAALWCLMYFSLRLSYWLTAGLALLASGFLIRVFIIFHDCGHGSFFKSRRANDILGFITGVLSFTPYYHWRWEHALHHATAGDLDRRGTGDVWTLTVQEYLEASRWKRFAYRLARNPFLLFVLAPLFLFLVKQRFPSRKAPRRERNSVYWTNLALASVATVFSFVFGLKTYLLLQFGLVMAAGAGGVWLFYVQHQFEGVYWERRMNWDYCMAALKGSSYYKLPKLLQWFSGNIGFHHIHHLSPRIPNYSLEKCHKAEPLFQTVKPVTLWTSFKSLNFRLWDEQRRKLVGFSAVRKHPNGVWRFISRLLLTALNVPRSKT
- the rpsU gene encoding 30S ribosomal protein S21: MTEVQLRRGEPVEKAIRRLKKKLDREQTLQQFRLHRRFEKPSAKKRRKTKAARFSAMLKARHADD
- a CDS encoding IS630 family transposase; the protein is MKVDGRTLDHKTLEHLRITAVRRVVEDGEAPGEVMRSMGLCRSSIYPWLRRYQDNGLAALAEKIAQGREPKLTDKQQQQVKRWIVGRDPRQYGFDYGLWTRRIVQSLIERKFGIRLGWTAVGRLLARLEITPQKPLRRAYERDPESIQRWLDEDYPKLRRRAKKHGAKIYFLDEAGFHSDPVLGRTYGLKGHTPVVATSGQRQSINAISAVNAKGEFWYNVYTGKLNAARFVEFLQDLMKGRRERVFLVVDGHPSHKAKLVQACVKSFASKLELHFLPPYAPDLNPDEFVWGYAKTNGVSKKPLQQNESLKERVISDLEAIRRNRNLVKSFFCAKSVVYARDW